A region of Flavobacterium indicum GPTSA100-9 = DSM 17447 DNA encodes the following proteins:
- a CDS encoding peptidoglycan DD-metalloendopeptidase family protein, translated as MNKFEELLFNQMDVTVLAPTVKKSAYVPIDLSINNKALFNFNINDPQEFEDYINSFLKAHQRKIAYGGYLEKRAIYQISDVFKNTAIERDIHIGLDLWIEAGTAVVAALDGIIHSFQDNTARGDYGPTIILQHELEGIVFYTLYGHLAKESLKNLIVGQTVNKGKEIAKLGAPPINGNYAPHLHFQIIKDIENKVGDYPGVCNIESLDFYKNNCPDPNLLLKINSPIL; from the coding sequence ATGAATAAATTCGAAGAACTACTTTTTAACCAAATGGATGTTACGGTACTTGCTCCTACTGTAAAGAAAAGCGCTTACGTACCCATTGATCTTTCAATAAACAACAAAGCCCTTTTTAATTTTAACATCAACGACCCACAAGAATTTGAAGACTACATCAATTCTTTTTTAAAAGCACATCAGCGTAAAATTGCCTATGGAGGCTATCTCGAAAAAAGAGCTATTTATCAAATTAGTGATGTGTTTAAAAATACAGCTATTGAACGCGATATTCACATCGGTTTGGATTTATGGATAGAAGCAGGCACTGCAGTTGTAGCTGCATTAGACGGTATTATTCATAGTTTTCAAGACAATACAGCACGTGGGGATTATGGTCCTACTATAATTCTTCAACATGAATTAGAAGGTATTGTGTTTTATACGTTATACGGACATTTAGCAAAAGAAAGTTTAAAGAATTTAATTGTTGGTCAAACCGTAAATAAAGGTAAGGAAATAGCTAAATTAGGCGCTCCTCCCATAAATGGTAATTATGCGCCGCATTTGCATTTTCAAATAATTAAAGATATTGAAAATAAAGTTGGAGATTATCCTGGCGTGTGTAATATTGAATCCCTTGACTTTTATAAAAACAATTGTCCAGACCCTAATTTATTATTAAAAATTAATAGTCCCATCTTGTAA